The Podospora pseudocomata strain CBS 415.72m chromosome 3, whole genome shotgun sequence genome window below encodes:
- the NRK1 gene encoding ribosylnicotinamide kinase (COG:F; EggNog:ENOG503P06U; BUSCO:EOG09264DMU): MPLPPAQKSLLVSLSGPSSSGKTTLARLLRDLLPNTFILHEDDFYKPESLLPFRSGHRDWDCPEAIDLPALTNALTYIKSTGKFPPFINSKEDQNTLGACPASPSHINLAKAIIASSSLHSLLKHAKICILDGFLLYSQAEEFKPILELIDVKLFLLASEEKAVARRKARDGYVTLEGFWKDPEGYVEEVVWPNYVEQHGYLFVDGDVKRGRLDRKVLEREGILAMGDGHEDGHGDGDGEGFGEVLVWAVGEVVNRLEGVLGGEGGRGENEGE; the protein is encoded by the exons atgcccctccccccagcccaaaaatccctcctcgtctctctctccggcccctcctcctcaggcaAAACAACGCTcgcccgcctcctccgcgacctcctcccaaacaccTTCATCCTCCACGAAGACGACTTCTACAAGCCCgaatccctcctcccctttcgTTCCGGTCATCGAGACTGGGACTGCCCCGAAGCAATCGACCTCCCGGCCCTAACCAACGCCCTCACTTACATAAAATCCACCGGAAAATTCCCC CCCTTCATCAACTCAAAGGAAGACCAAAACACCCTCGGCGCCTGCCCCGCCTCCCCGTCCCacatcaacctcgccaaggccatcatcgccagctCATCCCTCCACTCACTCCTCAAACACGCCAAGATTTGTATCCTGGATGGGTTTTTATTGTATTCACAGGCCGAGGAGTTCAAGCCTATCCTTGAGCTGATTGACGTCAAGCTTTTTTTACTGGCGtcagaggagaaggcggtggcgaggaggaaggcgagggatgGGTATGTCACGCTCGAAGGGTTCTGGAAGGATCCGGAGGGGtatgtggaggaggttgtgtgGCCTAATTATGTGGAGCAACATGGGTATTTGTTTGTGGACGGGGATGTcaaaagggggaggttagACAGAaaggtgttggagagggaggggatatTGGCTATGGGGGATGGGCATGAGGATGGgcatggggatggggatggggaggggtttggggaggtgttggtttgggctgtgggggaggtggttaataggctggagggggttttgggaggggagggggggcggggggagaaTGAGGGTGAGTAA
- a CDS encoding hypothetical protein (COG:S; EggNog:ENOG503P45V): protein MNVIRTATILRVPTTRPLPFSPLPRSHIPPISPRRSISSITSILATMPAEDPTLLSSTTVLTTSIITFISGFLLGVYSLTGHLIPPSLRHEREAQWKDPVESEESDIDEEDTILDHAPNWSNGFEADKKQGLRASTSQPITEECKLVLVVRTDLGMTKGKIAAQAGHATLACYKTLSKAASKDPNGKAAQILKAWERRGQAKIAVQVKSEEELLLLQGTARSLGITAEVIADAGRTQIESGSLTVLGVGPAPKSEVDGVTGGLKLL, encoded by the exons ATGAACGTCATACGGACAGCAACCATTCTACGAGTACCAACAACACGACCACTCCCGTTTTCACCGCTCCCCCGATCCCATATTCCACCTATTTCCCCCCGACGATCCATCTCCAGTATCACCTCAATCCTCGCCACCATGCCAGCAGAAGacccaaccctcctctcctccacaaccGTCCTAACAACCTCGATAATAACCTTCATCTCCGGCTTTTTGTTAGGTGTCTACTCCCTAACCGgccacctcatccccccttccctccgcCACGAGCGCGAAGCCCAATGGAAAGATCCCGTGGAATCAGAAGAAAGCGAcattgacgaggaagacacAATCCTCGACCACGCCCCCAACTGGTCCAACGGTTTCGAGGCAGACAAAAAACAGGGATTGCGCGCCAGCACTTCTCAACCGATAACCGAGGAGTGCAAGcttgtgctggtggtgaggactgACTTGGGCATGACGAAGG ggAAAATTGCTGCCCAGGCTGGTCACGCAACGCTGGCTTGCTACAAGACGTTGAGCAAAGCTGCCTCCAAAGACCCAAACGGAAAGGCGGCACAGATCCTCAAGGCGTGGGAGCGGCGCGGGCAGGCCAAGATTGCGGTTCAGGTCaagagtgaggaggagctttTGTTGCTGCAGGGGACGGCGAGGAGCTTGGGGATTACGGCTGAGGTGATTGCTGATGCGGGGAGGACACAGATTGAGAGTGGGAGTTTGACtgttcttggtgttgggCCCGCGCCAAAGAGCGAGGTGGATGGTGTTACCGGCGGGCTGAAGCTTTTGTAA
- the utp7 gene encoding putative U3 small nucleolar RNA-associated protein 7 (COG:A; BUSCO:EOG09261UMG; EggNog:ENOG503NU5B), with protein sequence MEVDTVDAPLTRVSQPSNGQLAVRKPRTELKSKSEIAKARRQRDAQKAYGRGRGIDVKTVRDKKLRRNLSTLENKYKEAAYKAKEAEILLENTAGFIEPETELERTYKVRQDDIQKNVAIEVAQKGFELKLNELGPYVCEYSRNGRDLILAGRKGHVATMDWRDGKLGCELQLMETVRDARFLHNNQFFAVAQKKYVYIYDSQGVELHCLKKHVEVSHMEFLPYHFLLATLGINGSLKYQDTSTGQIVSEISTRQGTPVSLTHNPYNAILHVGQQNGTVTLWSPNSSEPLVKLLAHRGPVRSVAVDREGRYMVSAGQDNRMCIWDVRNFKESVSSYFTRSPATSVAISDTGLTAVGWNTHTTIWRGLFDKNKPVQEKVQSPYMTWGGEGHKVERVRWCPFEDVLGVGHTEGFSSLIVPGAGEPNYDALEVNPFETKKQRQEGEVKALLNKLKPEMIALDPNFIGKLDLRSEEQRKADRDLDAAPVDVVEEMKNRARGKNTALKKYLRKQKKKNIIDDKRLKVEEAIKEMQERKDEKFKDRQEQLGPSLARFARKD encoded by the exons ATGGAGGTAGACACCGTCGACGCGCCCCTCACAAGGGTATCACAGCCCAGCAACGGTCAGCTCGCCGTCAGGAAACCACGAACCGAACTCAAATCAAAGTCCGAGATTGCAAAGGCCCGCCGCCAAAGAGATGCGCAAAAGGCCTACGGTCGCGGTCGCGGAATCGACGTCAAGACCGTCAGGGACAAGAAGTTACGGCGGAACCTCAGCACACTCGAGAACAAGTACAAGGAGGCGGCATATAAAGCCAAGGAAGCAGAGATCCTGCTGGAGAACACAGCTGGCTTTATCGAGCCAGAGACGGAGCTGGAAAGGACATACAAGGTTCGCCAGGACGACATTCAGAAAAATGTCGCCATTGAGGTGGCGCAAAAGGGGTTCGAGTTGAAGCTCAACGAGTTGGGGCCATATGTCTGCGAATACAGCAGGAATGGTCGAGACTTGATCCTGGCGGGGAGGAAAGGCCATGTCGCGACGATGGACTGGCGAGACGGAAAGCTGGGCTGTGAGCTTCAGCTGATGGAGACGGTTCGCGATGCGAGGTTCTTGCACAATAACCAGTTCTTCGCCGTCGCGCAGAAGAAGTATGTGTACATCTACGACTCGCAGGGTGTTGAGCTTCACTGCCTGAAGAAGCACGTCGAGGTGTCGCATATGGAGTTTCTGCCGTACCACTTCTTGCTGGCGACATTG GGCATCAACGGTTCCCTCAAATACCAAGACACCTCGACCGGTCAAATCGTCTCCGAAATCTCGACCAGACAAGGAacccccgtctccctcacccaCAACCCCTACAACGCCATCCTTCACGTCGGCCAGCAAAACGGCACCGTCACATTATGGTCGCCAAACTCGAGCGAACCCCTCGTCAAACTTCTTGCCCACCGCGGGCCCGTGCGATCCGTCGCCGTAGACCGCGAAGGTCGCTACATGGTATCGGCAGGCCAGGACAACAGGATGTGCATCTGGGACGTTCGCAACTTCAAGGAGTCCGTCTCGTCGTATTTCACCCGGTCACCAGCCACCTCGGTCGCCATCTCAGACACGGGCTTGACCGCGGTCGGCTGGaacacccacaccaccatctggCGCGGCCTCTTTGACAAGAACAAGCCCGTCCAAGAAAAGGTCCAGTCACCCTACATGACCTGGGGCGGCGAAGGCCACAAGGTTGAGCGCGTCCGGTGGTGCCCCTTTGAGGATGTTCTTGGTGTAGGCCACACGGAAGGGTTCTCGTCATTGATCGTCCCGGGCGCCGGCGAGCCCAACTATGACGCTCTGGAAGTCAACCCCTTCGAGACGAAGAAGCAGAGGCAGGAAGGCGAGGTCAAGGCTCTGCTGAACAAGCTCAAGCCCGAGATGATTGCGCTCGATCCCAACTTCATCGGCAAGCTGGATTTGCGATcggaggagcagaggaaggCGGACAGGGACCTGGATGCGGCGccggtggatgtggtggaggagatgaagaacaGGGCTAGGGGCAAGAACACGGCGCTGAAGAAGTATCTGaggaagcagaagaagaagaacattATTGATGAcaagaggttgaaggtggaggaggccatcaaggagatgcaggagaggaaggatgaGAAGTTTAAGGATAGGCAGGAACAGCTGGGGCCGAGTCTGGCGAGGTTTGCGAGAAAGGATTAG
- the TSR1 gene encoding Ribosome biogenesis protein TSR1 (EggNog:ENOG503NVCU; COG:S; BUSCO:EOG092615SM), translated as MPGAVATGHSHRPTTKQRNKGFKSRKATKGQLRDTAKGRIEPGQRKTIHQQAMSKLDRKNRAKQRQQEKAREHARETSVFAGKDGAPRNVAVIPLCVDGDAVAAIKALNESVEAEAEIKEGCFRVPVTRFKQKLQYFPVTRDLTACLDAARVADFVVLILSAEHEVDPLGELIIRSVESQGMSTLFTVIQGLNKIEAAKQRLSVISSLKSYITHFHPEQEKLCSLDNRQECANLMRSLCNTTPKGVRWRDERSWMLVEDVNFGGESTVVTGVVRGKGLKADRLVQVGDWGTFQIERITAAPLAAREPEGMAVGGAEGDALDAPTEDQDELAELAPEEVNMEDDDMDAASAVPEQKKGVLLDEHHYFSDDDQVIALQMPKKVPKGTSKYQAAWFLDGGEESEDGSDLEDFEMEDALEEEPARPEDGIEGAAGDVAMTEGAPTEYAKSVAFVEPDEDEDAMGLEAYRKQKRSEAEDDLEFPDEIELHPNVLARERLAKYRGLKSLRTSPWVEEEDRAHEPEEWRRLLQIQDYQAARIRSAREALVGGVAPGTRVHVHLRGVPSEVRASHSSGRPLALVSLLRHEHKRTAMNILINLPADATAPIKSKEELVVQYGPRRFVIKPLFSQGGATPNDVHKYCRYIHPGQSAVATFMGPVAWGSMPALFYKRIVPGEETPHDDDESDLPLKLVATGTTMPPSTSRVIAKRAILTGHPYHIHKKIVTVRYMFFNREDVEWFKALPMWTRRGRTGFIKEPLGTHGYFKATFDGRINPQDSVGVSLYKRVWPRPAEPLRGLLLDPEQVPDLVEDDAMDADAE; from the exons ATGCCTGGCGCCGTGGCCACGGGCCATTCCCACCGCCCGACTACCAAGCAGCGGAACAAGGGCTTCAAATCGCGAAAGGCAACCAAGGGTCAGCTTCGGGACACTGCCAAAG GCAGAATCGAACCCGGACAGCGCAAGACGATCCACCAGCAAGCCATGTCTAAACTCGACCGAAAGAACCGTGCGAAACAGaggcagcaggagaaggctAGGGAACATGCCAGGGAGACTTCGGTCTTCGCCGGCAAGGACGGTGCGCCGCGCAATGTTGCCGTTATCCCCCTGTGTGTGGATGGCGACGCTGTCGCTGCCATCAAGGCCCTGAACGAGAGCGTAGAAGCCGAGGctgagatcaaggagggatGCTTCCGGGTGCCCGTCACTAGATTCAAGCAGAAGCTGCAGTATTTCCCTGTAACCAGGGACCTTACCGCATGCTTGGACGCCGCTCGGGTAGCCGATTTCGTCGTTCTGATCCTCTCGGCCGAGCACGAGGTTGACCCCCTGGGAGAGCTCATCATTCGCAGCGTCGAAAGCCAGGGCATGTCCACCCTGTTTACCGTCATCCAGGGCCTCAACAAGATCGAAGCCGCGAAGCAGAGGTTGTCGGTCATCTCTTCCCTCAAATCATACATCACCCATTTCCACCCCGAACAGGAGAAGCTTTGCAGCCTCGACAACCGCCAGGAATGCGCCAACTTGATGCGCTCGCTGTGTAACACCACGCCGAAGGGTGTCAGGTGGAGAGATGAGCGGAGTTGGatgttggtggaggatgtcaaCTTTGGCGGCGAGTCCACGGTTGTCACCGGTGTGGTCAGGGGCAAGGGTCTCAAGGCGGACAGACTGGTTCAGGTTGGGGATTGGGGAACATTCCAAATCGAAAGGATCACCGCTGCACCGCTTGCGGCCCGAGAACCTGAGGGTATGGCTGTCGGCGGAGCGGAGGGAGACGCTTTGGACGCTCCTACTGAGGACCAGgatgagcttgccgagcTTGCACCGGAAGAGGTCAACATGGAGGACGACGATATGGATGCCGCTTCCGCCGTGCCTgagcagaagaagggagTTTTGCTGGACGAGCACCATTATTTCTCTGACGACGACCAAGTTATTGCGCTCCAAATGCCCAAAAAGGTGCCCAAGGGCACTTCCAAGTACCAGGCCGCCTGGTTCTTGGACGGCGGTGAGGAGTCAGAGGATGGATCAGACCTCGAGGATTTCGAGATGGAAGATGCGCTAGAGGAGGAGCCAGCGAGACCAGAGGACGGCATCgagggtgctgctggagacGTTGCCATGACCGAGGGCGCGCCAACAGAATACGCCAAGTCGGTAGCGTTCGTTGAGcccgacgaggatgaggacgcTATGGGGCTGGAGGCCTATCGCAAGCAGAAGCGgtccgaggccgaggacgacTTGGAGTTCCCGGATGAGATCGAGCTCCACCCCAATGTTCTCGCCCGGGAAAGACTGGCCAAGTACAGAGGTCTCAAGAGCTTGAGGACGAGTCCTTGGgtagaagaggaggatcgCGCGCACGAGCCGGAGGAGTGGAGAAGGTTACTTCAAATTCAAGACTACCAGGCGGCCCGCATCAGATCGGCTAGAGAAGCtctggttggtggtgttgccccTGGCACTCGTGTTCACGTCCACCTCAGAGGCGTGCCATCAGAGGTTCGGGCTTCTCACAGCTCAGGCCGACCGCTAGCTCTTGTTTCTCTGTTGAGGCACGAGCACAAGCGGACCGCCATGAACattctcatcaacctccctgcGGATGCCACAGCGCCCATCAAGTCaaaggaggagttggttgttCAGTACGGCCCAAGGAGGTTCGTCATCAAGCCCTTGTTTTCTCAGGGCGGCGCCACTCCCAACGATGTCCACAAGTACTGCCGGTACATTCACCCCGGACAGTCGGCCGTGGCGACCTTTATGGGCCCTGTCGCGTGGGGTTCCATGCCGGCTCTTTTTTACAAGAGAATCGTTCCTGGCGAGGAGACTccccacgacgacgacgagtcGGATCTGCCGCTGAAGCTGGTGGCCACGGGCACCACCATGCCCCCGTCTACCTCTCGTGTCATTGCCAAGAGGGCAATTCTCACCGGTCACCCATACCACATCCACAAGAAGATCGTTACCGTCCGGTACATGTTCTTCAACAGAGAAGACGTGGAATGGTTCAAGGCGCTGCCCATGTGGACCAGGAGAGGCCGCACCGGTTTCATCAAGGAGCCTCTCGGTACTCACGGGTACTTCAAGGCGACGTTTGACGGGCGGATCAACCCCCAGGACTCGGTCGGTGTCAGCTTATACAAGCGGGTGTGGCCCCGTCCTGCGGAGCCGTTGAGGGGGCTGCTGCTTGACCCTGAGCAGGTGCCTGacttggtggaggatgatgctaTGGATGCGGATGCTGAGTAG
- a CDS encoding hypothetical protein (COG:K; COG:O; EggNog:ENOG503NV6U): MSHQHTHDGVHFHASHDHAVSFSAADHGHSHEILDGPGSYHGREMPITEGRNWADRAFTIGIGGPVGSGKTALMLSLSRHLRSSYSLAAVTNDIFTREDAEFLTRNKALPAPRIRAIETGGCPHAAVREDISANLAALEDLHAQFDTDLLLIESGGDNLAANYSRELADYIIYVIDVSGGDKIPRKGGPGITQSDLLVVNKTDLAEIVGADLDVMDRDARKMREGGPTVFAQVKKGVGVEHIVDLILSAWRASGAEEQRRSVGGPRPTPGLEELE; encoded by the exons atGTCCCACCAACACACCCACGACGGCGTCCACTTCCACGCCTCCCATGACCACgccgtctccttctccgcaGCAGACCACGGCCACTCCCACgagatcctcgacggccccgGCTCCTACCACGGCCGCGAAATGCCCATCACCGAAGGCCGCAACTGGGCCGACCGCGCCTTCACAATCGGCATCGGCGG CCCCGTAGGATCAGGCAAAACAGCCCTCatgctctccctctcccgccacCTCCGATCCTCCTACTCCCTCGCGGCGGTAACAAACGACATCTTCACCCGCGAAGACGCAGAGTTCCTCACCCGAAACAAagccctccccgccccccgcATCCGCGCAATCGAGACCGGCGGCTGCCCCCACGCCGCTGTCCGCGAGGACATCTCggccaacctcgccgccctcgaggaCCTCCACGCCCAATTCGacaccgacctcctcctcatcgagTCCGGGGGCGACAACCTCGCCGCTAACTACTCCCGTGAACTCGCCGATTACATCATCTACGTCATCGACGTCAGCGGCGGCGACAAGATCCCGCGGAAGGGAGGCCCGGGCATCACGCAGAGCGACTTGTTGGTCGTCAACAAGACCGATCTCGCCGAGATTGTCGGCGCGGATTTGGATGTCATGGACAGGGAcgcgaggaagatgagggagggggggccgACGGTCTTCGCGCAGGTCAAGAAGGGGGTCGGGGTGGAGCATATTGTTGACTTGATCTTGAGTGCTTGGAGGGCGAGCGGGGCcgaggagcagaggaggagtgTTGGCGGCCCAAGGCCGACGCCCGGGTTGGAGGAATTGGAGTAG
- a CDS encoding hypothetical protein (COG:O; EggNog:ENOG503P2GY) — translation MKPNSSLIGLLTTLLLLTSSVLAAPQHGKAKGKGKLPPIPIIPPSEEPPTHYGILLIRAFQPLDIYGPLDTLQLLAHNRHLTLTLLSRTLLPVTSEPASAMMNTHRSTFWPTISPTHTLTSPPSNLQVLIIPGGPGARSPDLGPEIAFIRSVFPKLQYLITICTGSGIAAQSGVLDGRRATTNKAAWNSMTAMGPKVKWVAPARWVEDGKVWSSSGVTAGIDLIYEFIKQKYPNGTALTKRFGEVTEYEPETDWRADPWSERFNVTVPVPEPLV, via the exons ATGAAGCCCAACTCATCCCTCATCGgacttctcaccaccctcctcttaCTCACCTCTTCAGTCCTCGCCGCCCCACAACACGGCAaagcaaaaggaaaaggcaaactcccccccatccccatcatccccccctcagaagaacccccaacccactacggcatcctcctcatccgcgCCTTCCAACCGCTAGACATCTACGGCcccctcgacaccctccaACTCCTAGCC CACAACCGCCACctaaccctcaccctcctctcccgcacCCTTCTCCCCGTAACCTCCGAGCCCGCCTCGGCAATGATGAACACCCACAGATCCACCTTCTggcccaccatctccccaacccacaccctcacctcccccccatccaacctccaagtcctcatcatccccggcGGCCCCGGCGCCCGATCCCCCGACCTCGGCCCCGAAATAGCCTTCATCCGCTCCGTCTTCCCCAAGCTCCAATACCTAATCACAATCTGCACCGGCTCCGGCATCGCCGCCCAATCCGGCGTCCTCGACGGCCGCCGCGCGACGACTAACAAGGCGGCCTGGAATTCCATGACGGCCATGGGGCCAAAGGTGAAATGGGTCGCGCCCGCGaggtgggttgaggatggcaaggTTTGGAGCAGCAGTGGT gtCACGGCAGGAATAGATCTCATCTACGAGTTCATCAAGCAGAAATACCCCAATGGTACGGCACTGACAAAAAGATTCGGCGAGGTCACCGAGTACGAGCCCGAAACTGACTGGAGAGCTGACCCCTGGAGCGAGAGGTTCAATGTTACTGTTCCTGTTCCTGAGCCTCTAGTGTAG
- a CDS encoding hypothetical protein (EggNog:ENOG503NWID; COG:J) — MEKLYAKISEQQSAILQHQSDMRKASDEDAVHTRALDHQSSCSSLPITPATDGFPSSQTAPTTRPASAAQNETQASTEEVLRLKLELAQAHNHISRLESQNRYGLESGRVTPALGVIESDFASSITGAVSPIARALSGGPTCGSSAKLPYLREPGWLVPDDARAEIPEPMSTGGMSRARGIWNKQPSYPSQFPQTTAVTGAPQATPWTDPRAPTAGYETSYNHTGLEVYRQDRAPPDQEMMRPMGRRTNRYDSRYAPSSNYSGGFNMNAGPYDSTALSYPYGNQAPMAGGMGLGMYPPYPQQQVGSPLSPHATEFTSSSQGPWGKTESISSEGQTYVSATTEPLNYRRLLDRNVTCDWKYIVDKIVCNNDQQASIFLQQKLKVGTPDQKYDIVEAIVAQAYPLMVNRFGNFLVQRCFEHGTPEQVVKIAEAIRGNTLNLSMDPFGCHVVQKAFDSVPEEYKAIMVHELLRRIPETVIHRYACHVWQKLFELRWTESPPQIMKYVNESLRGMWHEVALGETGSLVVQNIFENCLEEDKRPCIEEVLANIDIVAHGQFGNWCIQHICEHGAPADRSRAIDHVIRYAAEYSMDQFASKVVEKCLKIGGPEFLGRYLDRVCEGRHERPRIPLIDIASDQYGNYLIQYILTHANPQHREIVAAHIRKHMVSLRGSKFGSRVGMLCTNHAVATRPGPGVGPSSMAAIRPSRPYGGGGGGGGGGGGGGAAYR, encoded by the exons ATGGAGAAACTCTACGCCAAGATTTCCGAGCAGCAGTCTGCCATCTTGCAGCATCAGAGCGACATGCGCAAGGCTTCAGACGAGGATGCTGTGCACACCAGAGCCTTGGACCACCAGTCGTCCTGCAGCTCTCTGCCCATCACGCCCGCCACGGACGGCTTCCCTTCGTCCCAGACTGCCCCCACCACTCGACCTGCCAGCGCCGCCCAGAACGAGACGCAGGCCAGCACCGAGGAGGTTTTGCGTTTGAAGCTCGAGCTCGCTCAAGCTCACAACCACATCTCACGCCTCGAGTCGCAGAACCGCTACGGTCTTGAGAGTGGGCGCGTCACTCCAGCTCTTGGTGTCATCGAATCCGACTTTGCCTCGTCGATTACCGGCGCTGTCTCCCCGATTGCTCGGGCTCTCTCGGGAGGTCCGACTTGCGGCAGCTCCGCCAAGCTGCCTTATCTTCGCGAGCCGGGCTGGCTTGTTCCGGACGATGCCCGCGCCGAGATTCCCGAGCCCATGTCGACAGGAGGCATGAGCCGCGCTCGCGGTATCTGGAACAAGCAGCCTTCTTATCCCAGTCAGTTCCCCCAGACCACCGCCGTGACAGGTGCGCCCCAGGCGACTCCCTGGACCGATCCCCGCGCTCCCACCGCAGGGTACGAAACCTCATACAACCACACAGGCCTGGAGGTGTATCGCCAGGATCGAGCTCCGCCTGAccaggagatgatgaggccCATGGGACGCCGCACCAATCGCTACGACAGCCGCTACGCTCCCTCGTCCAACTACAGCGGCGGCTTCAACATGAATGCTGGCCCCTATGACAGCACCGCTCTCAGCTATCCCTACGGCAATCAGGCCCCCATGGCCGGCGGCATGGGCTTGGGGATGTATCCCCCCTACCCGCAGCAACAGGTTGGGTCTCCACTCTCACCCCATGCCACCGAGttcacctcctcttcccaggGACCCTGGGGAAAGACTGAG TCCATTTCCAGCGAAGGCCAGACCTACGTCTCTGCCACGACCGAGCCTCTCAACTATCGCCGCCTTCTTGACCGCAACGTCACTTGCGACTGGAAGTACATCGTCGACAAGATTGTGTGCAATAATGACCAGCAAGCCTCCATCTTTTTGCAACAAAAGCTCAAGGTCGGCACCCCTGACCAAAAGTACGACATCGTGGAGGCGATTGTTGCCCAGGCCTACCCCTTGATGGTCAACCGGTTCGGCAACTTCTTGGTGCAGCGCTGCTTTGAGCATGGCACCCCGGAACAGGTGGTCAAGATTGCCGAGGCGATTCGCGGAAACACTCTGAATCTCTCGATGGACCCCTTTGGCTGCCATGTGGTTCAGAAGGCCTTCGACTCGGTGCCCGAGGAGTACAAGGCCATCATGGTTCACGAGCTGCTGCGCCGGATTCCCGAGACGGTTATTCACCGTTATGCTTGCCACGTCTGGCAGAAGCTGTTCGAGCTGCGTTGGACCGAGTCTCCTCCCCAGATCATGAAGTATGTCAACGAGTCGCTGCGCGGCATGTGGCACGAGGTTGCCTTGGGCGAGACGGGTAGTTTGGTTGTGCAGAACATCTTTGAGAAttgtttggaggaggacaag CGTCCTTGCATCGAGGAGGTGCTTGCCAATATCGACATTGTCGCTCACGGCCAGTTTGGCAACTGGTGCATCCAGCACATCTGCGAGCATGGCGCCCCAGCTGACCGCAGCCGAGCCATCGACCACGTCATTCGATATGCCGCCGAGTACAGCATGGACCAGTTTGCGTccaaggtggtcgagaagtGTCTGAAGATTGGTGGCCCCGAGTTTCTGGGCCGCTATCTTGACCGTGTCTGCGAGGGCCGGCACGAACGTCCCCGCATTCCCCTTATCGACATCGCCAGCGATCAGTACGGTAACTATCTCATCCAGTACATCTTGACGCACGCCAACCCCCAGCATCGCGAGATTGTCGCCGCTCATATTCGCAAGCACATGGTGTCTCTCCGTGGCTCCAAGTTTGGTTCCCGTGTCGGCATGCTCTGCACCAACCACGCCGTCGCCACCCGGCCTGGTCCTGGTGTTGGTCCCTCCTCCATGGCGGCCATTCGTCCTAGCCGCCCCtatggaggtggtggtggtggtggtggtggtggtggcggtggtggtgccgcgTACCGCTAA
- a CDS encoding hypothetical protein (EggNog:ENOG503P5KU; COG:J), protein MSVPRARLLQLMEARCKLFETTFNPDGIRAGNKILRQRLKGPALAGYYPRRIWTMQEFQAEFRDLHLLVDDEKELDRFEHVSLLKARGKGAPKKKNSAPDHKKKK, encoded by the exons ATGTCGGTCCCACGCGCGAGGTTACTGCAGCTCATGGAG GCTCGCTGCAAGCTCTTCGAGaccaccttcaaccccgACGGCATCCGCGCCGGCAACAAGATCCTGAGACAGCGCCTCAAGGGCCCCGCCCTCGCCGGATACTACCCACGAAGGATATGGACCATGCAGGAGTTCCAGGCCGAGTTCAGGGATCTTCACCTCCTGGTTGAcgacgagaaggagctggacCGTTTCGAACATGTTTCTCT TCTGAAAGCGCGCGGGAAGGGTgcgcccaagaagaagaactcTGCTCCCG AtcacaagaagaaaaaatgA